A window of the Deltaproteobacteria bacterium genome harbors these coding sequences:
- a CDS encoding IS3 family transposase, whose translation CVQDYIERFYNNWRRHSALDYKCPTQYERDCPVAA comes from the coding sequence AATGTGTTCAGGATTACATTGAACGGTTTTACAACAACTGGCGCAGGCATTCGGCACTTGATTATAAGTGTCCGACTCAGTATGAGCGGGATTGTCCCGTTGCCGCCTAA